One Scylla paramamosain isolate STU-SP2022 chromosome 5, ASM3559412v1, whole genome shotgun sequence genomic region harbors:
- the LOC135100408 gene encoding uncharacterized protein LOC135100408 isoform X2, with product MSSSVRSVLDTNLLLRCLLYLLVGISTLSLLGQACVTLTLPLPIHLPLHYIWNLVEYMYSDPSLMCLVVYPENLEIQENSVTKNMQMNVIGWLMAAPQVNPEITGLKYSKMSALEKLCLELKAAVTIRKEQSYNKSSKYFVKKVYVEGNLLHCSQENSGTHDRLQDPQRIGRHKFNLG from the exons ATGTCGTCATCAGTGAGGTCAGTGTTAGATACCAACTTGCTGCTCAGGTGTCTGTTGTACCTGCTGGTTGGCATCTCCACTTTGTCTCTCCTG GGACAGGCTTGTGTCACCCTGACCTTACCTCTACCTATACATCTACCACTGCACTACATTTGGAATCTGGTTGAGTACATGTACTCAGACCCAAGCctgatgt GCTTGGTGGTGTATCCTGAAAATTTGGAGATCCAGGAGAACTCTGTCACCAAGAACATGCAAATGAATGTCATTGGGTGGCTGATGGCAGCTCCTCAAGTGAAcccagag ATCACTGGGCTAAAGTACAGCAAGATGAGTGCCTTGGAGAAGCTGTGCCTTGAGTTGAAGGCTGCAGTCACCATCAGAAAAGAGCAAAGCTACAACAAGTCATCCAAGTACTTTGTCAAGAAGGTTTATGTTGAAGGCAACCTCCTGCACTGCTCTCAGGAGAACAGTGGGACTCATGACCGCCTCCAAGACCCACAGAGGATTGGAAGGCATAAATTCAATCTTGGATAA
- the LOC135100408 gene encoding uncharacterized protein LOC135100408 isoform X1 — translation MWMDCCVPLSAAACQSRRHLTAVSHSTYLHKGADRLAAGVGTAVAVTHMTSLVPIQTTWLPQGQACVTLTLPLPIHLPLHYIWNLVEYMYSDPSLMCLVVYPENLEIQENSVTKNMQMNVIGWLMAAPQVNPEITGLKYSKMSALEKLCLELKAAVTIRKEQSYNKSSKYFVKKVYVEGNLLHCSQENSGTHDRLQDPQRIGRHKFNLG, via the exons ATGTGGATGGATTGCTGTGTGCCTCTCAGTGCAGCAGCCTGTCAGTCCAGACGGCATTTGACAGCTGTTTCTCACTCCACATATTTACACAAAGGTGCTGACAGATTAGCAGCAGGAGTGGGAACTGCAGTGGCTGTAACTCATATGACTTCACTGGTACCAATCCAGACCACCTGGCTTCCCCAGGGACAGGCTTGTGTCACCCTGACCTTACCTCTACCTATACATCTACCACTGCACTACATTTGGAATCTGGTTGAGTACATGTACTCAGACCCAAGCctgatgt GCTTGGTGGTGTATCCTGAAAATTTGGAGATCCAGGAGAACTCTGTCACCAAGAACATGCAAATGAATGTCATTGGGTGGCTGATGGCAGCTCCTCAAGTGAAcccagag ATCACTGGGCTAAAGTACAGCAAGATGAGTGCCTTGGAGAAGCTGTGCCTTGAGTTGAAGGCTGCAGTCACCATCAGAAAAGAGCAAAGCTACAACAAGTCATCCAAGTACTTTGTCAAGAAGGTTTATGTTGAAGGCAACCTCCTGCACTGCTCTCAGGAGAACAGTGGGACTCATGACCGCCTCCAAGACCCACAGAGGATTGGAAGGCATAAATTCAATCTTGGATAA